DNA sequence from the Carettochelys insculpta isolate YL-2023 chromosome 31, ASM3395843v1, whole genome shotgun sequence genome:
gggggggaggccagggcttgttggggggaggccagggaccgggggccaggccaggcccacagCGCTGGTCTCTAGACCCCTCTGCTCAGGCTGCACAGCGGGGCAGGGCAGGTTGCGCAGTGGGGCAGGGCGCACAGCCCCGGCCTAGCAAGACCCAGCTCGGAGGATGGGGTTCTGGGGAGCCACCGGTGCAGGCTCAGAGCCCGGCCTGGGCCGAGTCCGGAGGCACTTCAGAGTGACACCAGCGTCCAGAGCTGCCCGAGAGGCGACGCCTCGGGTGCCCGGTCCTGGGGcgtgacccccaccccactggctcagccccaccccccgctccAGCTCAGGGCagtgccccagagccagggcctggcacagGCTCAAAGCCTGGTGCCCAGGGCGctcacggggggcggggggggagactGCTGAACCCCGAGCTGCATCCTCCTGTCTCCATGACCCCTGCGCCTGGATCAGCCCCTCCCCGCAACGCCCGGCCCAGGCGCCTGCCCAGGAGCAGAAGCAGAAGTGGAAGGGGGGCACTGCTGTGCCACGTGGGTCACTCATGACGCACCGGCGCCAGCCCAGGCCGTGTCACCCTTCCCCCgccactctgtgcctcactttccccatccACCCCTTACATGGGACTCAagacacagcccccccccacctttaGAGACCGGGGAAACAACACAAAGCATTGGGGAGGGGTCCCCCCGGCACAGGGGCATCCAGCCATGCTGAACCCAGAGGagcaatcccctgccccccccagcactgcgGCGTAGGAATCCCAGCTGTGGCGGGGGCAGTAACCTCCACCCGCTGCCTGCCCCGCGCACACAGCAAGAGAAGGATGTGCCCAGACCCCCTCAACCAGACAGCAAGTCTCCAGGGGCCTGCTGGGTTAGCCACAAGCccccccacaaccaccaccacaggCAGCCCTACCCCCGTGCCTGGCCGTCCCGCCCGCCCGGCTCCTGGGAACCTGCCCTGCCACCTGGCTGTGCCCCCCAGGGCAGGCAGACCCCCCCCATGGTCCAGAGTGTGGTTTGACCCTCCTCCTTTGCTCCCACAGGGGGGGAGCCCCCTACTCGGCGcccccccacaggcagcagcaaccaGTGGGAACCAGCAGCTGCGCCGGGGTTAACCACGCGTGAAATAAACCCTCTGCACTTGCGCATCACCGAACGCGCCAACCCTCCAGGGCCCCCAAACAACCGCCAGGCCAGGCCCgacccaggccctggctgggcccAGCACGGACACAGCCCCACCCCGGAGAGCTCGCTGGCTGAACAGGcaaggggaaaccgaggcaggtcTGTGAGGTAACTTGCCCGAAGGCACCCAGCAGGCAGGATTAGAACCTAGCTCTCCTGGCTCCAGGACAGCACCGCATCTGGGGACACCTGGCCCTGCCTGGGCCAGGCCTGTGCGGGGAGTGGGGCTGCGCAATGGGTCTTTCCTGTatcagctgcagctccagccccaaatgCCCACCAGCAGGAGAAgccgtggggtggctgggcctgTGCCAGGCCTGATCTGTGCCACAGCTGCGGGGTGGGCTGGGAGCGGCTCGGCTACCGTGGGGAGTGGTACCGACTTGGCACATATGGGCCCCCAGGCCTGCTGGCACCGGCCCCATGGCAGGGCCAACGGGCACAGGACAGACACCGACAGGCCCATGGCAAGTATGTGAGGCGCTGCAGGACGGTGGCGTGGGTAGCGCCCAGGGGCACCGCAGCCCAGGGAACAGCGCCCACGCCCTGGGCTGGCGAGGGGCTGGCGAGGGGCTGGCAGCCCCCGGGACTCACCAGGCCCCCGATCTCCGTGTCCTGGTCATCGGTCAGGATCAGCACAATGTTGGGGGGGGCCCGTTGCCCCCTTCCTGCTGCGCCCCCCAGCGCCAGCTGCCAGGCGGTGCCCAGCACCAGTAGGGCAGCCCAGCTCGTGGGGCGCACCATGGCCGGGCTGCGAGCCCGACCCAGTCCTGAACCCCCCGGCTCGGCACTGCGCCCCCCGCCCGGACCCTgcgccccaggccctgccctgcgctcCCCTGGCTCTGAACTGCGCCTCCccggctctgccctgcgccccccgCCCGGACCCTGCGCCCCCGgctctgcgctgcgctgcgctgcgctgcgccgcgcccccggccctgccctgcgccccccgCTGCGCTGCGCCGGACTTTCAGGAAGCCGATCACGCGCCAGTTGCACTTGAGCCGAACCCCACTGCTGAAGCCCCGCCCCCGCTCatggccccgcccccggccccgccccctcctcagCTCCGCTTCAGCCCCGGCCCAGGCTCTGCTACGACCCCGCCCCTCACGGGAGGTGGGGGCCCGGTCTTACACCCTGTGCTCTGCCGGGGGCGGGGCTATATTTGCATAAGGGGCGAGGCTGTGCCTGGGTTTCCGCTTTGGGCCCACGTGGCTCCTCGGAGCTGGGGAAGTTTGGCCAAGTGGGGCCCTTCTTAatacccccccctccccctggccttGCCCCCAATGCCCCCTAGCAGCTCCCCCAGACCCCATAGCCGCCCCCCCCCCGTTCCCAGAGCCTGGCCCAGGCCCCCCCCAGATCCCAGAGCCCCCCCGTTCCCAGAGCCTGGCCCCGCTGAGTGAAGGTGTGCAGCCTGCTGGGGGGCCCAAGCAGTGTCACTGACCCCCCCCCgtgtcccccagctccccccggccATGGCCTTGGTGCCCCTCAAGAGGAGGAgccggcgggggggagcccaggcgGGAGCCCTGTCCCCACCAGCCGGGCCCCCAGACTCTGGGCCCTTCCCCGCCCTGGTGCTGTACCTGGTGGAGAAGCGGATGGGTGCCAGCCGCCGGGCCTTCCTCACCCAGCTGGCCCGGGCCAAGGGCTTCCGCGTGGACGGGGCCTACAGGTGAGAGGGACCTGCCGGCACTGGGGGAGAGATGGGCACAGCCCAGGggccagtgggggcagctggcctgtctgggcaggacaaggggctggaggtgcaggatcccagggccgggctggcaggggctgtgggtgggagtgaggggcaccggcagggctgggggggggtcctagggccgggctggcaggggctgtgggtgggagtgaggggcaccggcagggctgggggggtcccagggccgggctggcaggggctgggggtggcagtgaggggcaccggcagggctgggagggcccagggccgggctggcaggggctgggggtgggagcgaggggcaccggcagggctgggggggcccagggccgggctggcaggggctgggggtgggagcgaggggcaccggcagggctgggggggtcccagggccgggctggcaggggctgggggtggcagtgaggggcaccggcagggctggggggtcccagggccgggctggcaggggctgggggtgggagcgaggggcaccggcagggctgggggggtcccagggccgggctggcaggggctgggggtgggagcgaggggcaccggcagggctggggggtcccagggctgggctggcaggggctgtgggtggcagtgaggggcaccggcagggctgggggtcccagggccgggctggcaggggctgtgggtgggagtgaggggcaccggcagggctgggggggtcccagggccgggctggcaggggctgggggtggcagtaaggggcaccggcagggctgggggggtcccagggccgggctggcaggggctgtgcgtggcagtgaggggcaccggcagggctgggggggggtcccagggccgggctggcaggggctgtgggtgggagtgaggggcaccggcagggctgggggggtcccagggccgggctggcaggggctgtgggtgggagcgaggggcaccggtaGGACTGGGggtcccagggcagggctggcaggggctgtgggtgggagtgaggggcactggcagggctgggggtcccagggcagggctggcaggggctgtgggtggcagtgaggggcaccggcagggccgggctggcaggggctgtgggtggcagtgaggggcaccgacagggctgggggtcccagggccgggctggcagggctgtgggtgggagtgaggggcactggcagggctgggggtcccagtgctgggctggcaggggctgtgggtggcagggaggggcaccggcagggctgggggtcccagggctgggctggcagggctgtgggtgggagtgaggggcaccggcagggctgggggggtcccagggccgggctggcaggggctgtgggtggcagtgaggggcactggcagggctgggggtcccagggccgggctggcagggctgtgggtgggagtgaggggcaccggcagggctgggggggtcccagtgctgggctggcaggggctgtgggtggcagggaggggcaccggcagggctgggggtcccagggctgggctggcagggctgtgggtgggagtgaggggcaccggcagggctgggggggtcccagggccgggctggcaggggctgtgggtggcagtgaggggcactggcagggctgggggagctcagggctacgATCAGTGATGGGCTGAACCATGCTCACACTCCCTTGATTGCCCCGATTCCTTGTGGGGTCCCAGCCTGCCGCCCCCTCGCGCCTTTCTCCCCAGCGCTGCAGTGACCCACGTGGTGGCAGAGCAGAACTCGGGGGCCGAGGTGGCCCAGTGGCTGAAGCAGCATCAGGTGGAccccggcgctgggggggacCCCGCCCTGCTGGACATCAGCTGGTTCACCGAGAGCATGAGGGCCGGGCAGCCGGTGGAGATCCAACCCCGGCACCGCCtcgtggtgagctgggctggggacctagtgggggtggggggtacaggCCAGTGTGGccagcggtgggggtggggggctggccatTGGGAGGGGTTCTTGGGCTCCTAGGACTGAATCCGCCCCCCGTGCTTTGCTCCCCAGGTGACGGCCCCGGCGGCTCAGCGTGGGAGGCAGATGGCGCCCTATGCCTGTGAGCGCTGCACTCCGCTTCTCCACCCCAACCGGGCGCTGACGGTAACGGGGCCCgaggatctgggagccaggcacccccagctctgcccgggAGCGGTGTCTGGGCCGGCCGGGTTCTGCCCGGGCGCGGGAGGGTCTGGCGTGGGGCAGAGCAGCCGGAGGCGGGGCCAGTGGGTGAGACCAGCTCCCCCCAGTgactctgcccccatcccaggaGGCCCTGGAGACGCTGGCGGAGGAGGCGTGGCTCAGCGGGAGCGAGGGGCGTAGCCTGGCCTTCACCAGGGCGGCCGCGGCGCTGAAGGCTCTGCCCGGCCAGCTGGAGACGATGGGCGAGCTGGAGTCTCTGCCTGGCTTCGGGGACCACTGCCGAGGGGTCATCCAGGTAGCCCCGCCCCCTGGGCTGTCTCTGGGGTACTGAATAGGAGGTGCAGAGAGGCCctgcatccctgccctgcccccaactccgccagggagcggggctgggctggccccagggcggtgggggggctgggctgggggctccgcGCCTGGGCTCAGCCCCGTCTCCTGGGCAGGCCGTGCTGGAGGATGGCGTCTCGGTGGAGGTGGAGCGAGTGAGGCTCTCGGAGCGCTACCGGACTCTGAAGGTACCGGAGCTGGGCGTGGGGCCGGGTGCTGTTGGGGGACAGGGGTTTGCTCGTGGTGCGAGGGGCCTGGCTGCTTCCTTCGCAGCAGAGAGCGAGAGCTGCCTGTGTGGTGTCTGAGACCCCGcgctgctcccagctggcaggggTTCCCCCCGCGCCTGGTGGTCAGGCCTGTcccagaggggtgtggggcttggACCTAGAGAGGGGCCAAAGTTGTCCCCTGGCCCAGTCACTGCTCGTCCATCGTGCTGCCCTGTGgccggagccagcaccaccccagcCTAGCGCCCTGGAGGAGCCAGCGGGGGCTGGGCAGCctcaggggtgggggtgtcccagttgggtctggctggggctctgccccccgcccccattccaACTCTCCAGCCTGGTGGGGATTGGCTGGGGATTCGCGGCTGCTCCTGGCGGCCCTTGGGTAGTGcttcaggccagctgcaggttcctgcctgctgctgtgttgAGAAGGCTGTTAGGTGGGGCCAGGCCCACAAACAGCCCCTGTGGCATGTCTGTTTCAGCCTCTGGGGAAGGACCCCTTCCCAGGGACAGGCCGGAGTCAAAAGGTgtttgattgacaggctaatTGTATGGTAGAGATGCCAGCTGAGCTGAAGGGGGATCCCCATTAGCTGTATAGGGCCCAGGACACACAGCTGACACTGACACCCGGCTCTCCCAGCCTGACTGGGACTCGTGTGGCTGCTTTCTCCAGGGGGTGGGTGGTCCAGAGGGCGATATGGCTCCTGCGCCCCCTGGAACCGTCTGGCCCCTCTCTCGGCAGCTTTTCACCAAggtctttggggtgggggtgaagacgGCCGACCGGTGGTACCAGGAGGGGCTCCGGACTCTGGCTGACCTGCACAATACCAGGCtgaccaggcagcagcaggcaggtgagGAATGGCAGAGGTGCCACAGAACAGGGCTTTGCCCGCCAGCAGCGGGACACAGAGCCACCCTGGCTTCCCTCGGGCTCTCGCttgcggccccccccccccgcccggcagTGTCatgagccctggcctggcctccacTGCCCTgaccaccctggggctggggcgctgCTGGTTTGGTATTTGGGCCTCGGGGGTTTTTCCTCGATGGCCGTTAGCTCCTGagaccaggcacggagcctggcAGCCTCAGGGGACAGGGTGGAGcagtccaggctgcagggctccttgtgatgcagtggggtgtgtgagagacaggCTGGATATGTAACAgagctagtctatgtactatcaaaaccaaaaagcagtccagtagcacttcaaagactaacaaaataatttattcggtgagctttggtgggacagacccacttctccagcccagagccagaccagaacagactcaagatttaaggcacagagaaccaaaaatagtaatcaaggtggacaaatcagaaaaaggtgagcaaatcagagagtacaggggcaaaagggggggaagtcaagaattagggggtgtgtgggtgagagacgggcagagcagctcccagcggctaaggattaccctggggctgtaacctaagctggcaggtaacacctctgccctgaacacagagcagggaggcagttagaagctggggagagggagttggaaggagccagcctggctggggggaagatacaccccagaggggcccccctcaggctcctctccccaggacgggttgcaatgactgtctctgccggctgtgctgacatctctgtgctgagctgtgtctctgtcgcctcataaactccctgttctacctgctgagtgagagtcactcctgcctgcggccggggggcagagcctggggacccctgaaccccaagaCACCCATGCAGACCTACGGCCAGGGTCTAGGgcctgttttgttcaacatctttatcagtgCCCTGGGCAAGGGGATGAGTTGCACTTCTGCAAGTTCGTGGCCGACACTAGATACGtcggagggtagggatggggtccagagtgacctagataaattggacatctgggccgaaagaaatctgatgaggttcagcaagaagggcagagtcctgcccttgggacggaagaatcccaagtattgttacaggctggggagcaactggctggggattacagcggatgaaaggctggatatgagtaaaccgtgtgtccttgtagctaagaaggctaacggcatattggggagcattaggaggagcatttcgagcagctctagagaggtggttgttcccctccactcggcactggtgaggccacatctggattattgcgtccagttctgggctcccctttatagaaaggacgtggatttgctggagcaggttcagcggagggcaacaaaaatgattaggggctggagcacaagacctgtgaggagaggctgagggatttgggcttgtttagtttacagaagagaagactgaggggtgatttaatagcagccttcaacttcctgaaggggagctctaaagaggatggagagaggctgctctcagtggtgacgggcggcagaacaaggagcaatgggctgaagttacagaggggaggtgtaggttggatattaggacaaactctttccccaggcgggtggtgaagcactgggacgtgctacctagagaggtggtggaatctccatccctggagggtttttaagtctcggctggacgaggtcctggctgggatggcttagttggggttgatcctgcttgaagcagggggctggactctgacctcctgaggtcccttcccgccctgggattctgtgactcAAAGGGCCCCCCAACCAGTGCCCTGGGTCCTGAGCCTGGGccggcccttcccttcccttgcaggGCTGCAGCACTACGAGGACCTCACCACCCCGGTGGGGCGCGGCGAGGCCGAGGCCATCAGCCGGGAGGTGCAGGCAGTGGTGCAACAGTTTCTGCCCGGAGCCTCAGTGACGCTGGCTGGCGGGTTCCGCCGGTAAcaaccggggtgggggggaggctcgGGCTGGCGCCGGGAGGGCCAGGGCACCTCGGcagggctcctggggtgggggctgcctggctggtctCTCCCCTCTGGGatcccaggccctggctcctCGCCCTGCCTGGCGTGGGAAATCCCCGGTGCCTGCGATACGCAGCGCCCCCCGCTGGAGCTGCCCGGGTGGCGGTGGGCTCTGAGGGAGTTTCTGCTTCTCTCCGGCAGGGGCAAGCCCCACGGCCACGACGTGGACCTTCTGCTCACGCACCCCGAGGACGGCCAAGAGGCAGGGCTGCTGAGCCGGGTCGTGAGCTGGCTGGACAGccaggtggggaggggcggggcagttCCAGGCccgagtggggggctgggggtcagagcagggagccggggggcagggtGTCTCTCCCTGCCtcatgggggtgagggggctgcagctggactCTGGGGTCTCCCTGGGCGCTGGGAGgcacgtggggctgggggattggCCATTCCCAGCTGAGGACCGTCTGTCCCCACAGGGTTTGATACTCTATCAGCACAGCCAGGAGAACAGCTACGGGCCCCGCGAGGGGGCCAAGCCGCCCAGTGCCAGCGGACACCTGGACCGATACGAGAGGTGTTTCTCCATCTTCCGCCTGGCGGCCCCCGGCACTCACCGTGGCTGGAAGGCTGTCAGGGTGgacctggtggtggctccagccagCCAGTTCCCGTTCGCTCTGCTGGGTTGGACTGGGTCCCGGGTAGGTGTCTGGCCAGGGGGCAGCTCAGGGGTGGGGGCCGGGCACGACAGGGGTTCCAGAGCCGAGCCCTTTTCCCACccgtggggctgggcccagagccagggTTCTAGGGGGGGCGGTTCTAGAACCTTGCCTGGGCGCTGCTGGGTTCTAGAGGGGGGCCTGCCCactagggcagggctgggctcggcTCATCCCCCCCCTGCCGAGCTCTGAATCTGGGTGCCAGCAGACCCCCTCCCCCCTACCCACggggcccagctccccatgggCAGGGAACCAGGGCAGCGTTTCCTGGCCCCTCCGCCGCAGCGCCCAGGTGGTAATGCCGGCTCGGCCCCCTTCTCCGCAGCACTTCGAGCGCGAGCTCCGCCGTTTCGCCCGCCACGAGAGGAAGATGACCCTGAACAGCCACGAGCTGTACGACACCAGGCAGGTACGGCAGTGCCGGGTGGGGGCACCCACCCTTTGCTGCCCCTCTGGGCCAGCTCCTATGGCTGGGGgcctggagaaggggcaggagcGCCAGGGGTGGGTTGCTCTTGTGGGCAAGGCTGGCATTTGGTGGGGCCGGGGGCGAGGGCGTGCCTGGGTAGGTAGCCAGTAGCTGGGGTGTACTGGTGCAGAGcatccagctgccctccctgttCCCATTTGTTagccctctgcagctgcccctgcagggccGTGGGGCGCAGACTGATCCTGGGGGcacggggaagggagggggctgagctgcCCTGAGCACTGCCTGCCTCCTGTAGCcatcctgattggctgcttttcCCAGCGCCccacctcctggacagagcagccagtcAGAGGCGTCTTCCCTGGGCTGTGCTggcgcaggggtggggcagggccaggggggcaGCTCTGTGGAGTCGGCTCAGCCCAGCGCATCTCCCTTCCAGAACCTCTCCCTGCCCGCTGCCTCGGAGGAAGAGATCTTTCAGCATCTGGGCCTGGAGTATGTGC
Encoded proteins:
- the POLM gene encoding DNA-directed DNA/RNA polymerase mu isoform X2 yields the protein MALVPLKRRSRRGGAQAGALSPPAGPPDSGPFPALVLYLVEKRMGASRRAFLTQLARAKGFRVDGAYSAAVTHVVAEQNSGAEVAQWLKQHQVDPGAGGDPALLDISWFTESMRAGQPVEIQPRHRLVVTAPAAQRGRQMAPYACERCTPLLHPNRALTEALETLAEEAWLSGSEGRSLAFTRAAAALKALPGQLETMGELESLPGFGDHCRGVIQLFTKVFGVGVKTADRWYQEGLRTLADLHNTRLTRQQQAGLQHYEDLTTPVGRGEAEAISREVQAVVQQFLPGASVTLAGGFRRGKPHGHDVDLLLTHPEDGQEAGLLSRVVSWLDSQGLILYQHSQENSYGPREGAKPPSASGHLDRYERCFSIFRLAAPGTHRGWKAVRVDLVVAPASQFPFALLGWTGSRHFERELRRFARHERKMTLNSHELYDTRQNLSLPAASEEEIFQHLGLEYVPPEQRNA
- the POLM gene encoding DNA-directed DNA/RNA polymerase mu isoform X1; translated protein: MALVPLKRRSRRGGAQAGALSPPAGPPDSGPFPALVLYLVEKRMGASRRAFLTQLARAKGFRVDGAYSAAVTHVVAEQNSGAEVAQWLKQHQVDPGAGGDPALLDISWFTESMRAGQPVEIQPRHRLVVTAPAAQRGRQMAPYACERCTPLLHPNRALTEALETLAEEAWLSGSEGRSLAFTRAAAALKALPGQLETMGELESLPGFGDHCRGVIQAVLEDGVSVEVERVRLSERYRTLKLFTKVFGVGVKTADRWYQEGLRTLADLHNTRLTRQQQAGLQHYEDLTTPVGRGEAEAISREVQAVVQQFLPGASVTLAGGFRRGKPHGHDVDLLLTHPEDGQEAGLLSRVVSWLDSQGLILYQHSQENSYGPREGAKPPSASGHLDRYERCFSIFRLAAPGTHRGWKAVRVDLVVAPASQFPFALLGWTGSRHFERELRRFARHERKMTLNSHELYDTRQNLSLPAASEEEIFQHLGLEYVPPEQRNA